A genomic segment from Oncorhynchus keta strain PuntledgeMale-10-30-2019 chromosome 7, Oket_V2, whole genome shotgun sequence encodes:
- the LOC127931116 gene encoding uncharacterized protein LOC127931116 isoform X29, translating to MLVLYQIGWYWVCIVLVLYQIGWYWVCIMLVLYQIGWYWVCIVLVLYQIGWYWVCIVLVLYQVGWYWVCIVLVLYQIGWYWVCIVLVLYQVGWYWVCIVLVLYQVGWYWVCIVLVLYQVGWYWVCIVLVLYQIGWYWVCIVLVLYQIGWYWVCIVLVLYQVGWYWVCIVLVLYQIGWYWVCIVLILYQVGWYWVCIVLVLYQVGWYWVCIVLVLYQIGWYWVCIVLILYQVGWYWVCIVLVLYQVGWYWVCIVLVLYQIGWYWVCIVLVLYQVGWYWVCIVLVLYQVGWYWVCIVLVLYQIGWYWVCIVLVLYQVGWYWVCIVLILYQVGWYWVCIVLILYQIGWYWVCIVLVLYQVGWYWVCIVLVLYQVGWYWVCIVLVLYQIGWYWVCIVLVLYQVGWYWVCIVLVLYQVGWYWVCIVLVLYQIGWYWVCIVLGWYWVCIVLVLYQIGWYWVCIVLVLYQIGWYWVCIVLVLYQIGWYWVCIVLILYQVGWYWVCIVLILYQVGWYWVCIVLILYQVGWYWVCIVLVLYQIGWYWVCIVLVLYQIGWYWVCIVLVLYQIGWYWVCIVLVLYQVGWYWVCIVLILYQVGWYWVCIVLILYQAGWYWVCIVLVLYQVGWYWVCIVLILYQIGWYWVCIVLALYQIGWYWVCIVWALCVLTVFA from the exons ATGTTAGTATTGTATCAAATAGGTTGGTATTGGGTGTGTATTGTGTTAGTATTGTATCAAATAGGTTGGTATTGGGTGTGTATTATGTTAGTATTGTATCAAATAGGTTGGTATTGGGTGTGTATTGTGTTAGTATTGTATCAAATAGGTTGGTATTGGGTGTGTATTGTGTTAGTATTGTATCAAGTAGGTTGGTATTGGGTGTGTATTGTGTTAGTATTGTATCAAATAGGTTGGTATTGGGTGTGTATTGTGTTAGTATTGTATCAAGTAGGTTGGTATTGGGTGTGTATTGTGTTAGTATTGTATCAAGTAGGTTGGTATTGGGTGTGTATTGTGTTAGTATTGTATCAAGTAGGTTGGTATTGGGTGTGTATTGTGTTAGTATTGTATCAAATAGGTTGGTATTGGGTGTGTATTGTGTTAGTATTGTATCAAATAG GTTGGTATTGGGTGTGTATTGTGTTAGTATTGTATCAAGTAGGTTGGTATTGGGTGTGTATTGTGTTAGTATTGTATCAAATAGGTTGGTATTGGGTGTGTATTGTGTTAATATTGTATCAAGTAGGTTGGTATTGGGTGTGTATTGTGTTAGTATTGTATCAAGTAGGTTGGTATTGGGTGTGTATTGTGTTAGTATTGTATCAAATAGGTTGGTATTGGGTGTGTATTGTGTTAATATTGTATCAAGTAG GTTGGTATTGGGTGTGCATTGTGTTAGTATTGTATCAAGTAGGTTGGTATTGGGTGTGTATTGTGTTAGTATTGTATCAAATAGGTTGGTATTGGGTGTGTATTGTGTTAGTATTGTATCAAGTAG GTTGGTATTGGGTGTGCATTGTGTTAGTATTGTATCAAGTAGGTTGGTATTGGGTGTGTATTGTGTTAGTATTGTATCAAATAGGTTGGTATTGGGTGTGTATTGTGTTAGTATTGTATCAAGTAGGTTGGTATTGGGTGTGTATTGTGTTAATATTGTATCAAGTAGGTTGGTATTGGGTGTGTATTGTGTTAATATTGTATCAAATAGGTTGGTATTGGGTGTGTATTGTGTTAGTATTGTATCAAGTAGGTTGGTATTGGGTGTGTATTGTGTTAGTATTGTATCAAGTAG GTTGGTATTGGGTGTGTATTGTGTTAGTATTGTATCAAATAGGTTGGTATTGGGTGTGTATTGTGTTAGTATTGTATCAAGTAGGTTGGTATTGGGTGTGTATTGTGTTAGTATTGTATCAAGTAGGTTGGTATTGGGTGTGTATTGTGTTAGTATTGTATCAAATAGGTTGGTATTGGGTGTGTATTGTGTTAGGTTGGTATTGGGTGTGTATTGTGTTAGTATTGTATCAAATAGGTTGGTATTGGGTGTGTATTGTGTTAGTATTGTATCAAATAGGTTGGTATTGGGTGTGTATTGTGTTAGTATTGTATCAAATAGGTTGGTATTGGGTGTGTATTGTGTTAATATTGTATCAAGTAGGTTGGTATTGGGTGTGTATTGTGTTAATATTGTATCAAGTAG GTTGGTATTGGGTGTGTATTGTGTTAATATTGTATCAAGTAG GTTGGTATTGGGTGTGTATTGTGTTAGTATTGTATCAAATAGGTTGGTATTGGGTGTGTATTGTGTTAGTATTGTATCAAATAGGTTGGTATTGGGTGTGTATTGTGTTAGTATTGTATCAAATAGGTTGGTATTGGGTGTGTATTGTGTTAGTATTGTATCAAGTAG GTTGGTATTGGGTGTGTATTGTGTTAATATTGTATCAAGTAGGTTGGTATTGGGTGTGTATTGTGTTAATATTGTATCAAGCAGGTTGGTATTGGGTGTGTATTGTGTTAGTATTGTATCAAGTAGGTTGGTATTGGGTGTGTATTGTGTTAATATTGTATCAAATAGGTTGGTATTGGGTGTGTATTGTGCTAGCATTGTATCAAATAGGTTGGTATTGGGTGTGTATTGTGTGGGCTCtatgtgtgttaactgtgttcgcATGA
- the LOC127931116 gene encoding uncharacterized protein LOC127931116 isoform X16: MLVLYQIGWYWVCIVLVLYQIGWYWVCIMLVLYQIGWYWVCIVLVLYQIGWYWVCIVLVLYQVGWYWVCIVLVLYQIGWYWVCIVLVLYQVGWYWVCIVLVLYQVGWYWVCIVLVLYQVGWYWVCIVLVLYQIGWYWVCIVLVLYQIGWYWVCIVLVLYQVGWYWVCIVLVLYQIGWYWVCIVLILYQVGWYWVCIVLVLYQVGWYWVCIVLVLYQIGWYWVCIVLILYQVGWYWVCIVLVLYQVGWYWVCIVLVLYQIGWYWVCIVLVLYQVGWYWVCIVLVLYQVGWYWVCIVLVLYQIGWYWVCIVLVLYQVGWYWVCIVLILYQVGWYWVCIVLILYQIGWYWVCIVLVLYQVGWYWVCIVLVLYQVGWYWVCIVLVLYQIGWYWVCIVLVLYQVGWYWVCIVLVLYQVGWYWVCIVLVLYQIGWYWVCIVLGWYWVCIVLVLYQIGWYWVCIVLVLYQIGWYWVCIVLVLYQIGWYWVCIVLILYQVGWYWVCIVLVLYQIGWYWVCIVLVLYQIGWYWVCIVLILYQVGWYWVCIVLVLYQIGWYWVCIVLVLYQIGWYWVCIVLVLYQIGWYWVCIVLVLYQVGWYWVCIVLILYQVGWYWVCIVLILYQAGWYWVCIVLVLYQVGWYWVCIVLILYQIGWYWVCIVLALYQIGWYWVCIVWALCVLTVFA; this comes from the exons ATGTTAGTATTGTATCAAATAGGTTGGTATTGGGTGTGTATTGTGTTAGTATTGTATCAAATAGGTTGGTATTGGGTGTGTATTATGTTAGTATTGTATCAAATAGGTTGGTATTGGGTGTGTATTGTGTTAGTATTGTATCAAATAGGTTGGTATTGGGTGTGTATTGTGTTAGTATTGTATCAAGTAGGTTGGTATTGGGTGTGTATTGTGTTAGTATTGTATCAAATAGGTTGGTATTGGGTGTGTATTGTGTTAGTATTGTATCAAGTAGGTTGGTATTGGGTGTGTATTGTGTTAGTATTGTATCAAGTAGGTTGGTATTGGGTGTGTATTGTGTTAGTATTGTATCAAGTAGGTTGGTATTGGGTGTGTATTGTGTTAGTATTGTATCAAATAGGTTGGTATTGGGTGTGTATTGTGTTAGTATTGTATCAAATAG GTTGGTATTGGGTGTGTATTGTGTTAGTATTGTATCAAGTAGGTTGGTATTGGGTGTGTATTGTGTTAGTATTGTATCAAATAGGTTGGTATTGGGTGTGTATTGTGTTAATATTGTATCAAGTAGGTTGGTATTGGGTGTGTATTGTGTTAGTATTGTATCAAGTAGGTTGGTATTGGGTGTGTATTGTGTTAGTATTGTATCAAATAGGTTGGTATTGGGTGTGTATTGTGTTAATATTGTATCAAGTAG GTTGGTATTGGGTGTGCATTGTGTTAGTATTGTATCAAGTAGGTTGGTATTGGGTGTGTATTGTGTTAGTATTGTATCAAATAGGTTGGTATTGGGTGTGTATTGTGTTAGTATTGTATCAAGTAG GTTGGTATTGGGTGTGCATTGTGTTAGTATTGTATCAAGTAGGTTGGTATTGGGTGTGTATTGTGTTAGTATTGTATCAAATAGGTTGGTATTGGGTGTGTATTGTGTTAGTATTGTATCAAGTAGGTTGGTATTGGGTGTGTATTGTGTTAATATTGTATCAAGTAGGTTGGTATTGGGTGTGTATTGTGTTAATATTGTATCAAATAGGTTGGTATTGGGTGTGTATTGTGTTAGTATTGTATCAAGTAGGTTGGTATTGGGTGTGTATTGTGTTAGTATTGTATCAAGTAG GTTGGTATTGGGTGTGTATTGTGTTAGTATTGTATCAAATAGGTTGGTATTGGGTGTGTATTGTGTTAGTATTGTATCAAGTAGGTTGGTATTGGGTGTGTATTGTGTTAGTATTGTATCAAGTAGGTTGGTATTGGGTGTGTATTGTGTTAGTATTGTATCAAATAGGTTGGTATTGGGTGTGTATTGTGTTAGGTTGGTATTGGGTGTGTATTGTGTTAGTATTGTATCAAATAGGTTGGTATTGGGTGTGTATTGTGTTAGTATTGTATCAAATAGGTTGGTATTGGGTGTGTATTGTGTTAGTATTGTATCAAATAGGTTGGTATTGGGTGTGTATTGTGTTAATATTGTATCAAGTAG GTTGGTATTGGGTGTGTATTGTGTTAGTATTGTATCAAATAGGTTGGTATTGGGTGTGTATTGTGTTAGTATTGTATCAAATAGGTTGGTATTGGGTGTGTATTGTGTTAATATTGTATCAAGTAG GTTGGTATTGGGTGTGTATTGTGTTAGTATTGTATCAAATAGGTTGGTATTGGGTGTGTATTGTGTTAGTATTGTATCAAATAGGTTGGTATTGGGTGTGTATTGTGTTAGTATTGTATCAAATAGGTTGGTATTGGGTGTGTATTGTGTTAGTATTGTATCAAGTAG GTTGGTATTGGGTGTGTATTGTGTTAATATTGTATCAAGTAGGTTGGTATTGGGTGTGTATTGTGTTAATATTGTATCAAGCAGGTTGGTATTGGGTGTGTATTGTGTTAGTATTGTATCAAGTAGGTTGGTATTGGGTGTGTATTGTGTTAATATTGTATCAAATAGGTTGGTATTGGGTGTGTATTGTGCTAGCATTGTATCAAATAGGTTGGTATTGGGTGTGTATTGTGTGGGCTCtatgtgtgttaactgtgttcgcATGA
- the LOC127931116 gene encoding uncharacterized protein LOC127931116 isoform X8, whose translation MLVLYQIGWYWVCIVLVLYQIGWYWVCIMLVLYQIGWYWVCIVLVLYQIGWYWVCIVLVLYQVGWYWVCIVLVLYQIGWYWVCIVLVLYQVGWYWVCIVLVLYQVGWYWVCIVLVLYQVGWYWVCIVLVLYQIGWYWVCIVLVLYQIGWYWVCIVLVLYQVGWYWVCIVLVLYQIGWYWVCIVLILYQVGWYWVCIVLILYQVGWYWVCIVLVLYQVGWYWVCIVLVLYQIGWYWVCIVLVLYQVGWYWVCIVLVLYQVGWYWVCIVLVLYQIGWYWVCIVLVLYQVGWYWVCIVLILYQVGWYWVCIVLILYQIGWYWVCIVLVLYQVGWYWVCIVLVLYQVGWYWVCIVLVLYQIGWYWVCIVLVLYQVGWYWVCIVLVLYQVGWYWVCIVLVLYQIGWYWVCIVLGWYWVCIVLVLYQIGWYWVCIVLVLYQIGWYWVCIVLVLYQIGWYWVCIVLILYQVGWYWVCIVLILYQVGWYWVCIVLVLYQVGWYWVCIVLVLYQIGWYWVCIVLVLYQIGWYWVCIVLILYQVGWYWVCIVLVLYQIGWYWVCIVLVLYQIGWYWVCIVLVLYQIGWYWVCIVLVLYQVGWYWVCIVLILYQVGWYWVCIVLILYQAGWYWVCIVLVLYQVGWYWVCIVLILYQIGWYWVCIVLALYQIGWYWVCIVWALCVLTVFA comes from the exons ATGTTAGTATTGTATCAAATAGGTTGGTATTGGGTGTGTATTGTGTTAGTATTGTATCAAATAGGTTGGTATTGGGTGTGTATTATGTTAGTATTGTATCAAATAGGTTGGTATTGGGTGTGTATTGTGTTAGTATTGTATCAAATAGGTTGGTATTGGGTGTGTATTGTGTTAGTATTGTATCAAGTAGGTTGGTATTGGGTGTGTATTGTGTTAGTATTGTATCAAATAGGTTGGTATTGGGTGTGTATTGTGTTAGTATTGTATCAAGTAGGTTGGTATTGGGTGTGTATTGTGTTAGTATTGTATCAAGTAGGTTGGTATTGGGTGTGTATTGTGTTAGTATTGTATCAAGTAGGTTGGTATTGGGTGTGTATTGTGTTAGTATTGTATCAAATAGGTTGGTATTGGGTGTGTATTGTGTTAGTATTGTATCAAATAG GTTGGTATTGGGTGTGTATTGTGTTAGTATTGTATCAAGTAGGTTGGTATTGGGTGTGTATTGTGTTAGTATTGTATCAAATAGGTTGGTATTGGGTGTGTATTGTGTTAATATTGTATCAAGTAG GTTGGTATTGGGTGTGTATTGTGTTAATATTGTATCAAGTAG GTTGGTATTGGGTGTGCATTGTGTTAGTATTGTATCAAGTAGGTTGGTATTGGGTGTGTATTGTGTTAGTATTGTATCAAATAGGTTGGTATTGGGTGTGTATTGTGTTAGTATTGTATCAAGTAG GTTGGTATTGGGTGTGCATTGTGTTAGTATTGTATCAAGTAGGTTGGTATTGGGTGTGTATTGTGTTAGTATTGTATCAAATAGGTTGGTATTGGGTGTGTATTGTGTTAGTATTGTATCAAGTAGGTTGGTATTGGGTGTGTATTGTGTTAATATTGTATCAAGTAGGTTGGTATTGGGTGTGTATTGTGTTAATATTGTATCAAATAGGTTGGTATTGGGTGTGTATTGTGTTAGTATTGTATCAAGTAGGTTGGTATTGGGTGTGTATTGTGTTAGTATTGTATCAAGTAG GTTGGTATTGGGTGTGTATTGTGTTAGTATTGTATCAAATAGGTTGGTATTGGGTGTGTATTGTGTTAGTATTGTATCAAGTAGGTTGGTATTGGGTGTGTATTGTGTTAGTATTGTATCAAGTAGGTTGGTATTGGGTGTGTATTGTGTTAGTATTGTATCAAATAGGTTGGTATTGGGTGTGTATTGTGTTAGGTTGGTATTGGGTGTGTATTGTGTTAGTATTGTATCAAATAGGTTGGTATTGGGTGTGTATTGTGTTAGTATTGTATCAAATAGGTTGGTATTGGGTGTGTATTGTGTTAGTATTGTATCAAATAGGTTGGTATTGGGTGTGTATTGTGTTAATATTGTATCAAGTAGGTTGGTATTGGGTGTGTATTGTGTTAATATTGTATCAAGTAGGTTGGTATTGGGTGTGTATTGTGTTAGTATTGTATCAAGTAGGTTGGTATTGGGTGTGTATTGTGTTAGTATTGTATCAAATAGGTTGGTATTGGGTGTGTATTGTGTTAGTATTGTATCAAATAGGTTGGTATTGGGTGTGTATTGTGTTAATATTGTATCAAGTAG GTTGGTATTGGGTGTGTATTGTGTTAGTATTGTATCAAATAGGTTGGTATTGGGTGTGTATTGTGTTAGTATTGTATCAAATAGGTTGGTATTGGGTGTGTATTGTGTTAGTATTGTATCAAATAGGTTGGTATTGGGTGTGTATTGTGTTAGTATTGTATCAAGTAG GTTGGTATTGGGTGTGTATTGTGTTAATATTGTATCAAGTAGGTTGGTATTGGGTGTGTATTGTGTTAATATTGTATCAAGCAGGTTGGTATTGGGTGTGTATTGTGTTAGTATTGTATCAAGTAGGTTGGTATTGGGTGTGTATTGTGTTAATATTGTATCAAATAGGTTGGTATTGGGTGTGTATTGTGCTAGCATTGTATCAAATAGGTTGGTATTGGGTGTGTATTGTGTGGGCTCtatgtgtgttaactgtgttcgcATGA
- the LOC127931116 gene encoding uncharacterized protein LOC127931116 isoform X42, which translates to MLVLYQIGWYWVCIVLVLYQIGWYWVCIMLVLYQIGWYWVCIVLVLYQIGWYWVCIVLVLYQVGWYWVCIVLVLYQIGWYWVCIVLVLYQVGWYWVCIVLVLYQVGWYWVCIVLVLYQVGWYWVCIVLVLYQIGWYWVCIVLVLYQIGWYWVCIVLVLYQVGWYWVCIVLVLYQIGWYWVCIVLILYQVGWYWVCIVLVLYQVGWYWVCIVLVLYQIGWYWVCIVLILYQVGWYWVCIVLVLYQVGWYWVCIVLVLYQIGWYWVCIVLVLYQVGWYWVCIVLILYQVGWYWVCIVLVLYQIGWYWVCIVLVLYQVGWYWVCIVLILYQVGWYWVCIVLILYQVGWYWVCIVLILYQVGWYWVCIVLVLYQIGWYWVCIVLVLYQIGWYWVCIVLVLYQVGWYWVCIVLILYQVGWYWVCIVLILYQAGWYWVCIVLVLYQVGWYWVCIVLILYQIGWYWVCIVLALYQIGWYWVCIVWALCVLTVFA; encoded by the exons ATGTTAGTATTGTATCAAATAGGTTGGTATTGGGTGTGTATTGTGTTAGTATTGTATCAAATAGGTTGGTATTGGGTGTGTATTATGTTAGTATTGTATCAAATAGGTTGGTATTGGGTGTGTATTGTGTTAGTATTGTATCAAATAGGTTGGTATTGGGTGTGTATTGTGTTAGTATTGTATCAAGTAGGTTGGTATTGGGTGTGTATTGTGTTAGTATTGTATCAAATAGGTTGGTATTGGGTGTGTATTGTGTTAGTATTGTATCAAGTAGGTTGGTATTGGGTGTGTATTGTGTTAGTATTGTATCAAGTAGGTTGGTATTGGGTGTGTATTGTGTTAGTATTGTATCAAGTAGGTTGGTATTGGGTGTGTATTGTGTTAGTATTGTATCAAATAGGTTGGTATTGGGTGTGTATTGTGTTAGTATTGTATCAAATAG GTTGGTATTGGGTGTGTATTGTGTTAGTATTGTATCAAGTAGGTTGGTATTGGGTGTGTATTGTGTTAGTATTGTATCAAATAGGTTGGTATTGGGTGTGTATTGTGTTAATATTGTATCAAGTAGGTTGGTATTGGGTGTGTATTGTGTTAGTATTGTATCAAGTAGGTTGGTATTGGGTGTGTATTGTGTTAGTATTGTATCAAATAGGTTGGTATTGGGTGTGTATTGTGTTAATATTGTATCAAGTAG GTTGGTATTGGGTGTGCATTGTGTTAGTATTGTATCAAGTAGGTTGGTATTGGGTGTGTATTGTGTTAGTATTGTATCAAATAGGTTGGTATTGGGTGTGTATTGTGTTAGTATTGTATCAAGTAGGTTGGTATTGGGTGTGTATTGTGTTAATATTGTATCAAGTAG GTTGGTATTGGGTGTGTATTGTGTTAGTATTGTATCAAATAGGTTGGTATTGGGTGTGTATTGTGTTAGTATTGTATCAAGTAGGTTGGTATTGGGTGTGTATTGTGTTAATATTGTATCAAGTAG GTTGGTATTGGGTGTGTATTGTGTTAATATTGTATCAAGTAGGTTGGTATTGGGTGTGTATTGTGTTAATATTGTATCAAGTAG GTTGGTATTGGGTGTGTATTGTGTTAGTATTGTATCAAATAGGTTGGTATTGGGTGTGTATTGTGTTAGTATTGTATCAAATAGGTTGGTATTGGGTGTGTATTGTGTTAGTATTGTATCAAGTAG GTTGGTATTGGGTGTGTATTGTGTTAATATTGTATCAAGTAGGTTGGTATTGGGTGTGTATTGTGTTAATATTGTATCAAGCAGGTTGGTATTGGGTGTGTATTGTGTTAGTATTGTATCAAGTAGGTTGGTATTGGGTGTGTATTGTGTTAATATTGTATCAAATAGGTTGGTATTGGGTGTGTATTGTGCTAGCATTGTATCAAATAGGTTGGTATTGGGTGTGTATTGTGTGGGCTCtatgtgtgttaactgtgttcgcATGA
- the LOC127931116 gene encoding uncharacterized protein LOC127931116 isoform X31, whose product MLVLYQIGWYWVCIVLVLYQIGWYWVCIMLVLYQIGWYWVCIVLVLYQIGWYWVCIVLVLYQVGWYWVCIVLVLYQIGWYWVCIVLVLYQVGWYWVCIVLVLYQVGWYWVCIVLVLYQVGWYWVCIVLVLYQIGWYWVCIVLVLYQIGWYWVCIVLVLYQVGWYWVCIVLVLYQIGWYWVCIVLILYQVGWYWVCIVLVLYQVGWYWVCIVLVLYQIGWYWVCIVLILYQVGWYWVCIVLVLYQVGWYWVCIVLVLYQIGWYWVCIVLVLYQVGWYWVCIVLVLYQVGWYWVCIVLVLYQIGWYWVCIVLVLYQVGWYWVCIVLILYQVGWYWVCIVLILYQIGWYWVCIVLVLYQVGWYWVCIVLVLYQVGWYWVCIVLVLYQIGWYWVCIVLVLYQVGWYWVCIVLVLYQVGWYWVCIVLVLYQIGWYWVCIVLGWYWVCIVLVLYQIGWYWVCIVLVLYQIGWYWVCIVLVLYQIGWYWVCIVLILYQVGWYWVCIVLVLYQIGWYWVCIVLVLYQIGWYWVCIVLVLYQIGWYWVCIVLVLYQIGWYWVCIVLVLYQIGWYWVCIVLVLYQVGWYWVCIVLILYQVGWYWVCIVLILYQAGWYWVCIVLVLYQVGWYWVCIVLILYQIGWYWVCIVLALYQIGWYWVCIVWALCVLTVFA is encoded by the exons ATGTTAGTATTGTATCAAATAGGTTGGTATTGGGTGTGTATTGTGTTAGTATTGTATCAAATAGGTTGGTATTGGGTGTGTATTATGTTAGTATTGTATCAAATAGGTTGGTATTGGGTGTGTATTGTGTTAGTATTGTATCAAATAGGTTGGTATTGGGTGTGTATTGTGTTAGTATTGTATCAAGTAGGTTGGTATTGGGTGTGTATTGTGTTAGTATTGTATCAAATAGGTTGGTATTGGGTGTGTATTGTGTTAGTATTGTATCAAGTAGGTTGGTATTGGGTGTGTATTGTGTTAGTATTGTATCAAGTAGGTTGGTATTGGGTGTGTATTGTGTTAGTATTGTATCAAGTAGGTTGGTATTGGGTGTGTATTGTGTTAGTATTGTATCAAATAGGTTGGTATTGGGTGTGTATTGTGTTAGTATTGTATCAAATAG GTTGGTATTGGGTGTGTATTGTGTTAGTATTGTATCAAGTAGGTTGGTATTGGGTGTGTATTGTGTTAGTATTGTATCAAATAGGTTGGTATTGGGTGTGTATTGTGTTAATATTGTATCAAGTAGGTTGGTATTGGGTGTGTATTGTGTTAGTATTGTATCAAGTAGGTTGGTATTGGGTGTGTATTGTGTTAGTATTGTATCAAATAGGTTGGTATTGGGTGTGTATTGTGTTAATATTGTATCAAGTAG GTTGGTATTGGGTGTGCATTGTGTTAGTATTGTATCAAGTAGGTTGGTATTGGGTGTGTATTGTGTTAGTATTGTATCAAATAGGTTGGTATTGGGTGTGTATTGTGTTAGTATTGTATCAAGTAG GTTGGTATTGGGTGTGCATTGTGTTAGTATTGTATCAAGTAGGTTGGTATTGGGTGTGTATTGTGTTAGTATTGTATCAAATAGGTTGGTATTGGGTGTGTATTGTGTTAGTATTGTATCAAGTAGGTTGGTATTGGGTGTGTATTGTGTTAATATTGTATCAAGTAGGTTGGTATTGGGTGTGTATTGTGTTAATATTGTATCAAATAGGTTGGTATTGGGTGTGTATTGTGTTAGTATTGTATCAAGTAGGTTGGTATTGGGTGTGTATTGTGTTAGTATTGTATCAAGTAG GTTGGTATTGGGTGTGTATTGTGTTAGTATTGTATCAAATAGGTTGGTATTGGGTGTGTATTGTGTTAGTATTGTATCAAGTAGGTTGGTATTGGGTGTGTATTGTGTTAGTATTGTATCAAGTAGGTTGGTATTGGGTGTGTATTGTGTTAGTATTGTATCAAATAGGTTGGTATTGGGTGTGTATTGTGTTAGGTTGGTATTGGGTGTGTATTGTGTTAGTATTGTATCAAATAGGTTGGTATTGGGTGTGTATTGTGTTAGTATTGTATCAAATAGGTTGGTATTGGGTGTGTATTGTGTTAGTATTGTATCAAATAGGTTGGTATTGGGTGTGTATTGTGTTAATATTGTATCAAGTAG GTTGGTATTGGGTGTGTATTGTGTTAGTATTGTATCAAATAGGTTGGTATTGGGTGTGTATTGTGTTAGTATTGTATCAAATAG GTTGGTATTGGGTGTGTATTGTGTTAGTATTGTATCAAATAGGTTGGTATTGGGTGTGTATTGTGTTAGTATTGTATCAAATAGGTTGGTATTGGGTGTGTATTGTGTTAGTATTGTATCAAATAGGTTGGTATTGGGTGTGTATTGTGTTAGTATTGTATCAAGTAG GTTGGTATTGGGTGTGTATTGTGTTAATATTGTATCAAGTAGGTTGGTATTGGGTGTGTATTGTGTTAATATTGTATCAAGCAGGTTGGTATTGGGTGTGTATTGTGTTAGTATTGTATCAAGTAGGTTGGTATTGGGTGTGTATTGTGTTAATATTGTATCAAATAGGTTGGTATTGGGTGTGTATTGTGCTAGCATTGTATCAAATAGGTTGGTATTGGGTGTGTATTGTGTGGGCTCtatgtgtgttaactgtgttcgcATGA